aataatataaataataaactcAAGAACGCGAAAAAATATATGCACAAAGATATGCACGTCACACGAAATTGTCAAATTGTTTTGTCTCTCTCCAGTAAATTTACAAGAACTACTTTGCCCCAAAAATTGTTGAATCACACaaaaaataactgaaaaaataaataataaatgaacaaaaaataagaatttaccCACCAAGCTGATATTGTAACTTCGCTTCATTGATACTTGTAGAATTCCAAGCATTTAAAAGTTCTGACAAAAGAATATACTGTTTTTCATCAACGTATTCTTTcataagaaaaacaagaaattcttttgtttcaagAAGCAGATTCGTCAGCAAGTACTGTAACGAACTAGAGGTTGTTCGTTTTACTTCTTTTCTTAAAtccttaagaaaaaaaacaaaagtcggataatctatattataatgtctgtctgtctgtctgtctgtctgtctgtctgtctgtctgtctgtctgtctgtctgtctgtctgtctgtctgtctgtctgtctgtctgtctgtctgtctgtctgtctgtctgtctgtctgtctgtctgtctgtctgtctgtctgtctgtctgtctgtctgtctgtctgtctgtctgtctgtctgtctgtctgtctgtctgtctgtctgtctgtctgtctgtctgtctgtctgtctgtctgtctgtctgtctgtctgtctgtctgtctgtctgtctgtctgtctgtctgtctgtctgtctgtctgtctgtctgtctgtctgtctgtctgtctgtctgtctgtctgtctgtctgtctgtctgtctgtctgtctgtctgtctgtctgtctgtctgtctgtctgtctgtctgtctgtctgtctgtctgtctgtctgtctgtctgtctgtctgtctgtctgtctgtctgtctgtctgtctgtctgtctgtctgtctgtctgtctgtctgtctgtctgtctgtctgtctgtctgtctgtctgtctgtctgtctgtctgtctgtcacgcaaaatggtagcttagctgcgtaagtagcgagaagcacgcaatgcggtataaaaaggacgggcaaacccatggattttccacgggctaacgactagtatggaTAACTGGTCGTTAACCAGTGGAataatccacggggtcgcccgtcttttatatatcgcatttcgtgtttccgtaacaaacaCACAAACAGACAGGTGACGACTATAATTAAAGAGATGAATAGATAATGTTTCTGAAGTCGAAATTTAAAATGTTACCAGAGATATGGTCAATTGGAAATCATGTATATTTCCGGGGTATTATCTTGGAGGGAAGATACTGTAACCCGAAACTTAACTGAGAAGAACCGGATAATTTATGATAAACTTCGTAACATATATGCACTACAATAAATACAAACCTCGTTATATTTTTCTTCGTACTTATTCTTTAAAGTTTGTCGGTAACTTCCGTGACAAGGTATTATCACTTCAATCAAGTCATTTATATTCGTACTCAGACCTCTCATGGCATTATAAAGTACCTGGGCATCGACATCGGCTTTCTTTGATGTGTCAACATCATCAACGGTGTAACCATCATCAGTTTTTATGGACACTGATCGAGCACGATATCCAGCCTCATTGGTAGATAAATTACTTAGATTTGTACTGGAGAGTGCCGCATGTAAACTGTTTTTGGTACCAACTTTATAGGTGTCATCGTTTTCAGCTATGTTTCTTTCATCCTTCTCATCTCCTGTTATATCCTGGATGTTTTGAGAACTACTTTTTACATCACAGTCAATCACGTcaccattattattatttctggaATTATCCTGAATGCAAAGTATTTTAATTTGGCAGCAGAGATATGATACCTATTTCTAGAGTTTCGATTATAATTTTTTGAACAACTCCACACACTTACTTACTTAGAAGCATAAATCAGCCCTCTTTGCTAGATTTTTGGTGAACCATATTGGGACggaaaaataaccaaaaatttttgaatgaatagAATTTTTGGCAACACAAATTATAATCTTGCTAAGGATAACCGCAACGAAATCCACTGGATCGCAAATATTTCagattttgtttgattttaaaaagCGTCATGATTCTTATAAAGTATaaacaaaagcaaaaacaaatagAGCTTGTGACGTCATCATTGCGAAAGcttgacaaataaaaaaatttataaggcggcggaaaattttcttgaagtggaaAACAGTCTTTAGCAAACTTCTCAccgtttttttttaaccaagtgttttaaaaaaggCCTCCTTACACGGCATAATAATCAAGTTTAGTGTgcttaaattaaacaaaattaaatgatTGCTATTTATTGCAGGAGCTTTGATGTTTAGAGGTTAGAAGTTGCCATTTTACATTTCAAACCTTTTTCAGAATCTTACATCGAAACCTCTCAcatggtatcgcttttaaatgtTTCAACTTCGTCTCCACAGCTTGTTAGGTTATTTGCATTGTGACGGAGACACAAAACCTAACAAGCATTAGGGACGAATTTGTGCAGAGATCAAAGTAAAAGTATCAGAATGCATGGCGTGAGTTATGATATTGGCCAACTTCGTCCCTAGGGCGCTTCTACGCCCGATACATTGACGGGATAGTTGTTGTCCGTCAGAATGTCATAGACGTAGAAGagccctgaggacgaggttgtttAGTTGCTAAAATTTACCATCACAGACGAACAATTTTAACAGTATACCTTCGTAACCGGTTGATCAGTAACTTTATGCTTGGATGGAGCACACCCCATGATAAAAACTTACTTCATCCTTTCAACTTTTTGATTCTATAGTTTCAAACAGAAAATGTTTTGGTAAATCtctaaaaacataaatatttgtTAGATCAGAGTGTCTACTCAAAAGTTGACATAATTTCCTTGACATTCTTGACATTTTTTAGATAGAAATTcctgacatttttgaatttttccCCCCACTTTTTCCTATAATTATGGCTGATCAACTATCTGACTTTTCAAGAAAGAAGAGAAAATTGCAATATACATGAAGAAACAAAGGATGAAACGCATACAAGATGAAAATAAATACGAACATCAAAAACACGTTGAAATGAACAGCATATGCATTATGGGGACTTAGTGGCAAGTTTAAAATTCTTATCGGTTCTTCGTAGAAACTGAATTCCCCTGACACTTTGCCTATATATTTAAAGTGGACACCATGGAGATGATTCAATAAATTAACTTCTTACCATTTAACAACGTAGATCAAAATACTGAAAAGCGGCCTTATTTAAGAACTCGGCAAGTGTggcaaataaataattttacatGGGCGCAGGTAGTAAAAAATGCATCTAAATGATTACGAGTATGttcaacttaaaaaaaaatagaaaagggTGTTCACATGAGCACAGTGCACGcttctttgaaattttttacttaTATCTACTCTCACGTGACATCTTTGATAGctataatttatttaattctGATTGACTCGAGTAATGACATTTTGTCTATAAGTAAGAATTTTATATCTACTCTCACGTGACATCTTTGATAGctataatttatttaattctGATTGACTCGAGTAATGACATTTTGTCTATAAGTAAGAATTTTAGAAAGCCACTAGCCTTTTGCccgattttttatttattttagattcAAAAAGAATAGCTACATGTCTTTATATATAGATTCGgcctaaatgttttttcttactttgaggACTTTTTACGTAGCATGTAAAGACTGCTTCCTTTACCCATAAAATTGTTTCTATCAAGAGCTCTGTCaagttataaatttttaaaatattcaaatttttttttgtaaatatttcgcGAGTTAGCTATTATAACCTTAGTTTCTTTCAAACATATAGACCGCAAGAGTTTTgagcaaaaataagaaaaacgtGGAGAAATATGCTAATgataaaggaaaaaataaagaaataccaTTACCAGAAAAAAACATTCCTTCTCAAATAcggttttaattttctttgaaaCAACAAAAAGATACATGCATCGATTGTTATCCATAATATAATAAATCTTTGAAGTTTTAAATATAATAGTGAAAAACATCCTACCTTCACGCTTTTTTGATAGAACTTCCAAATAATGAGTTTGTGTAAACATACGCACGAAAACAATACACTAACAATATAGCTTCGCATCAAACACAAATTAACTCGATAGATGAATATAATATTTAGTTGTCGCATATTGTCAAAAAGAGGAGTTGCCAGCGAATAAAAACCTTTTCAACAGATGctattaaaagataatttaaatacctAGGGAGGAGGGTTCACACCACCCTGACTATCATTATTAGTAGCTAACGagacaacaaaaataaacagctAAAAATCTTACTTTATAACTTAATAAATATTAGGACATTGTGTCTTACAGGTTAACCTATGCAGGTTATATTTTACAGGTTAACATATGCAGGTATAATTAAGTAAATCAAACAATATTTCTAATCCAATGTTTTGTAAGAAACTGAACAGGAACAAAAACACTACTATACCAGCTGCAACATCGCTATGCTTGCGCAGATATTGAAAAACAGAGCATCAACTACTTCTAAAATGTTTTACACTCGTGGAAAGGTTATATCTGGGTTACCGAGTCCTTCGATTTTATCCTCTTGTACCTGAAGCACGCGAACAGTATTAGTTGTGCCTACACCAGGTTGCCATCCAGACACGAAAATAATAAACGAGCCTTTCTTGATGAAACCCATATCTCTTCCTTTCTCTATGCCAAACTCTAACCGTGCGTCCATATCTTCTGACCATGTGTTCTTTCGTGCGAATGGATATTCCAGCGGAAAGATACCTTGGTATAAATGTCCGCAGCGAGCTACGTGTCCACTGCGAGTTATCATAAGCACAGGACAACGTGGATGATAATGCGCGAGCATTGCAGCAGTCCTAAGAAAAGAAGAGGGTTTACGATTTAAATACTTCCTAATTAATATGAAATCTACTACCTATATTTATAATATCGGAATATATAAGAAATCAACTGCGCGTATGTTTCATAGGACGACTATACGCGAAATCCACTGCTTATGTATCTCTTGCACTACATAAAAAACCTGCAGCGTATAAACTACCTCATAGGACTATACACGAAGCCCACTGCGTATATACCACATAAGACTATATAAGAAATCCACCGAGTACATACCATTTTAAAGGACTATACGAAATCCACTGCGTATATGCGACATAAGACTATATAATATAGTACTTACTTTCCACTTGTTGTGAGTACAATAATTGCGGCAGCATTGactttgaatgaagcgcttacTGCTGCAATACTAGTTGTCTCAGCTGTCTCTGTAAAACTCTTCGTATTTTTTAACTCATCGTATAAAATACGATGGTATACAGCCGACGCCGCTTCACGACAGATCTAAggaagaaaaaattttaaacgacTTCCGCTACGAAACAACTTACCGTGTTTCACACATAGAAACAATGTATACTTAAAATACATTTGTTTCGTCCTTTAGTTAGTTTTTAAGTGGATCACCATGGTAGCAAAATTCTCGACATGTTAAAAAAGGAAATCAAATAACAGCCGATATAGTAGTTATCATGTAGGTGTCATATTTCGTTAGCGAATATACGTTGTTTTTATTAGCCCCCGTGTATAaacactttaaattttttagattgtttttttaaaaaagttggaaCATGCAGACCGAAATTaaacaatttgtaaaaaaatacaaatttttggaaatgtttcaaTGTTTGTTTCGTTGATTTTAAGACTTTTCCGCCACAATAAGATGAACCACTGTAAATGGGTTATTAAAAGCATATTATATAGAATTATATTTAGGTATAACCACCAACAATTTACGTCTTACAAATTTtatgtgttatatttttaacatatttctTTTGGGCAACATAATAAATTATATCAACCATCCCTTGGAAAACCATCCTGGGACTTATAAGCGAACAGCCTGTTTTATGGTGATCAGAGTGGTCACAGATttgaaattttacaattttagaaGATTTTAGAAGAATTTAGGAGATTCTAGGAGAATTTAGGAGATTCTAGGAGAATTTAGGagattatttctttattttagtaGGAAGTAAAAAGTTACCATCAGTGGTTGATCTTAGTTTAAAATGtaataatgaaaataactaTTGATAGTAAAAAAAGTCATCTCAGGGTcaacaatttgaaaaaaatttaaaattcaataTTTTGGGCCAAATTTCAAGTTATTTTAGGAGGTGTGGCCACTCTTTATGAAATTTGCAAGTAACAAATTTGAGAAgtagatatataatatattactGTTGTATGCTGGTTACTACCAAAGTCATGGTACACATTCGCATTGTCACATGCTGGAAGAAAAAGTGTCAAGCTTAACACAATAATGGCTTCAACTTCAACAAAATTCAACAAATTATACACATATCAATTACCTTATGCATCATTGCACACGATTCAATAGGATATGCACCACTTGCAGTTTCACCAGACAACATAACGCAATCAGCTCCATCCACCACTGCATTACCAACATCGGTTATTTCAGCTCGTGTAGGCCTTGGATTTTGTATCATTGATTCTAAcatctaataaataaaaaaaccgtTAATACAATTATCCATTTAGGACAActtctaaaatattatttcgTTCAGCCTAAATTTAGGATTGTGGATCACATAGTGCTTCTATACCTGTGTTGCACATATAACTGGTTTTCCCGCCCTGTTACACTTTGCAATGATCATTTTCTGTGCAAGGAAGACTTTCTCCAATGCGATTTCCATCCCCATATCACCCCGAGCAACCATAATGCCATCTGCGTAACATAAAATACGGTCTATATTCATAATTCCTTCGTGGTTTTCAATTTTTGCGATAATTTTTATGTCTTTTCCATTTGGTCCTAATGCTTCTCTTACTTCTAAGACATCTCTATGTTTTCGAATGAATGATGCAAATACCATGTCAACCTGCAAAAAAATGAAAGCACATTGTCATGAATTAGTAAAGGGCAAAAAAAAAAGGATAGAGTATTTTGAGCCCGCCtccatgtgtttttttttgtttgcaagCCTCATTATTGCTTATATGAATCTCCAATTTCACTcctagtcattttttttttttgatttttgtgtattaaatttgtaaatgatgaTGTACTGTAGAAAACATGTCAAATCCATTAATACATACATGGCTTTCCTTCATATTTCATTCCTTTTTTATATGGTATACAATTATGTACTAAATTAATGAGACAAAGgcagtttttttggaaattttcaaAGAAGACAAAAAGGGTCAACTGGTCAATACTTCTCAGCCGGCAGGGTAGATATAGACAAGATAGAGTGTGTTTAAAATTGTGCACCTGTACAAAGAAATAATCCTTGTTGGGTCAAAAAGATCCCTAAATTTGGAAAAAATGGTTGTGCCAACATCAGCAACAATTAGAGTAtggatttgacaaaaaaatccTATGATCCTAAGTCCCACTCCACCACGAACATTGATAAGTTCAAAATGTTTGACTCCGACATGGAACCAAAAAGTAATCACTTGTGGCcacgaaatttaaaaatggctgccccgttttatttatattttgtccTGATTGTAGCCCTAAAATATGCTTACAATATgcctttattttaaagaaatggcAGTACATTATTCTTTATAAAATTCATCCTGAAAAG
This is a stretch of genomic DNA from Hydractinia symbiolongicarpus strain clone_291-10 chromosome 9, HSymV2.1, whole genome shotgun sequence. It encodes these proteins:
- the LOC130657420 gene encoding annexin A8-like protein 1 isoform X1, which encodes MGCAPSKHKVTDQPVTKDNSRNNNNGDVIDCDVKSSSQNIQDITGDEKDERNIAENDDTYKVGTKNSLHAALSSTNLSNLSTNEAGYRARSVSIKTDDGYTVDDVDTSKKADVDAQVLYNAMRGLSTNINDLIEVIIPCHGSYRQTLKNKYEEKYNEDLRKEVKRTTSSSLQYLLTNLLLETKEFLVFLMKEYVDEKQYILLSELLNAWNSTSINEAKLQYQLVYGSTFESDVTNSLDDLVPKSFKDVIIPSCQLHRDESCRELDDEIIQKEADKLSQGSDDISALLVQTTYNAATLSAIFKSYKLKYYLDITDSIDIEFHDDTKRFLTTMVQVCEDSPKYFATQLKEAIKKNDEKRFINILIGRQQLDLSTILQAYEELHDGQTLIQTVSKHFSSDFGKAICLLLKKHTQ
- the LOC130657420 gene encoding annexin A8-like protein 1 isoform X2; translated protein: MGCAPSKHKVTDQPVTKDITGDEKDERNIAENDDTYKVGTKNSLHAALSSTNLSNLSTNEAGYRARSVSIKTDDGYTVDDVDTSKKADVDAQVLYNAMRGLSTNINDLIEVIIPCHGSYRQTLKNKYEEKYNEDLRKEVKRTTSSSLQYLLTNLLLETKEFLVFLMKEYVDEKQYILLSELLNAWNSTSINEAKLQYQLVYGSTFESDVTNSLDDLVPKSFKDVIIPSCQLHRDESCRELDDEIIQKEADKLSQGSDDISALLVQTTYNAATLSAIFKSYKLKYYLDITDSIDIEFHDDTKRFLTTMVQVCEDSPKYFATQLKEAIKKNDEKRFINILIGRQQLDLSTILQAYEELHDGQTLIQTVSKHFSSDFGKAICLLLKKHTQ
- the LOC130656660 gene encoding pyruvate kinase PKM-like gives rise to the protein MSGSSARHEYRRDLTRHDSLVTFPDASTWREYLCYLDIDDSPPVVRGTGIICTIGPACQSVENIKDLIASGMNIARMNFSHGTYEYHQDTIDNVRAAAAASFPHPVGLALDTKGPEIRTGNMKDGGTASYKKGQELKVTCDPALKEECGVDLQYLEYPSLTKSLHKGSKIFIADGLLALEMVKLIDSKTIMTRVLNDATIGSRKNCNLPGAIIDLPAVSEKDKKDLQFAVQNQVDMVFASFIRKHRDVLEVREALGPNGKDIKIIAKIENHEGIMNIDRILCYADGIMVARGDMGMEIALEKVFLAQKMIIAKCNRAGKPVICATQMLESMIQNPRPTRAEITDVGNAVVDGADCVMLSGETASGAYPIESCAMMHKICREAASAVYHRILYDELKNTKSFTETAETTSIAAVSASFKVNAAAIIVLTTSGKTAAMLAHYHPRCPVLMITRSGHVARCGHLYQGIFPLEYPFARKNTWSEDMDARLEFGIEKGRDMGFIKKGSFIIFVSGWQPGVGTTNTVRVLQVQEDKIEGLGNPDITFPRV